The following are encoded together in the Misgurnus anguillicaudatus chromosome 14, ASM2758022v2, whole genome shotgun sequence genome:
- the thoc7 gene encoding THO complex subunit 7 homolog isoform X1, which translates to MGSITDDEVIRKRLLIDGDGAGDDRRINVLMKSFTKWCHSNFSPEEGLAQYQRMLGSLAQCEFSMGKTLLVYDMNLKEMENYEAIYADIENSITSAHEKIAECKKEILRAKRIRKNRQEYDALARVIKQHPDRHETLKQLEALDKELQQLSQIKENAEDKLELRKKQFHVLLTTIQELQQTLENDEKMESDDAQDSPMENGD; encoded by the exons ATGGGGAGCATCACAGATG ATGAGGTTATTCGTAAGCGTCTTCTCATTGATGGAGATGGAGCTGGAGATGATAGACGCATTAATGTGCTCATGAAGAGCTTCACCAAGTGGTGCCATTCCAATTTCTCACCAGAAGAAGG ATTGGCCCAGTATCAAAGAATGTTGGGGTCTTTGGCTCAATGCGAATTCTCCATGGGAAAGACATTGCTTGTGTACGACATGAACCTGAAAGAAATGGAGAATTATGAAGCAATCTATGCGGATATCG AGAATAGTATAACATCAGCCCATGAAAAAATTGCAGAGTGTAAAAAAGAAATCCTGAGAGCTAAAAGGATAAGAAAAAACCGGCAAG AGTATGATGCTTTGGCCAGGGTTATCAAGCAACATCCAGACAGACATGAGACTTTAAA acAGCTTGAGGCTTTGGACAAAGAGCTTCAACAGCTTTCACAGATCAAAGAGAATGCAGAGGACAAG TTGGAACTTCGTAAGAAACAGTTTCACGTCCTTCTCACCACCATTCAGGAACTTCAGCAGACTTTGGAGA acgaTGAGAAGATGGAAAGTGATGATGCCCAAGATAGTCCAATGGAAAATGGAGACTAG
- the thoc7 gene encoding THO complex subunit 7 homolog isoform X2, whose amino-acid sequence MLDEVIRKRLLIDGDGAGDDRRINVLMKSFTKWCHSNFSPEEGLAQYQRMLGSLAQCEFSMGKTLLVYDMNLKEMENYEAIYADIENSITSAHEKIAECKKEILRAKRIRKNRQEYDALARVIKQHPDRHETLKQLEALDKELQQLSQIKENAEDKLELRKKQFHVLLTTIQELQQTLENDEKMESDDAQDSPMENGD is encoded by the exons ATGTTGG ATGAGGTTATTCGTAAGCGTCTTCTCATTGATGGAGATGGAGCTGGAGATGATAGACGCATTAATGTGCTCATGAAGAGCTTCACCAAGTGGTGCCATTCCAATTTCTCACCAGAAGAAGG ATTGGCCCAGTATCAAAGAATGTTGGGGTCTTTGGCTCAATGCGAATTCTCCATGGGAAAGACATTGCTTGTGTACGACATGAACCTGAAAGAAATGGAGAATTATGAAGCAATCTATGCGGATATCG AGAATAGTATAACATCAGCCCATGAAAAAATTGCAGAGTGTAAAAAAGAAATCCTGAGAGCTAAAAGGATAAGAAAAAACCGGCAAG AGTATGATGCTTTGGCCAGGGTTATCAAGCAACATCCAGACAGACATGAGACTTTAAA acAGCTTGAGGCTTTGGACAAAGAGCTTCAACAGCTTTCACAGATCAAAGAGAATGCAGAGGACAAG TTGGAACTTCGTAAGAAACAGTTTCACGTCCTTCTCACCACCATTCAGGAACTTCAGCAGACTTTGGAGA acgaTGAGAAGATGGAAAGTGATGATGCCCAAGATAGTCCAATGGAAAATGGAGACTAG